The following are encoded in a window of Maylandia zebra isolate NMK-2024a linkage group LG5, Mzebra_GT3a, whole genome shotgun sequence genomic DNA:
- the agtrap gene encoding type-1 angiotensin II receptor-associated protein: MEIPAINLKAIVLVHWLLTVWGSMVWLSVAFTWANFSVLAVGVWAIAQRDSIDAVIMFLIGMILTILTDIVHLGIFYPLGASTDLFRFGAGMTILNLLLKPISCFFVYQMYRERGGDYNINFGFPSVSRNRDAYQSIDQQDGSSTSGNPFNQTPDSKPGVRAY, translated from the exons ATGGAAATCCCTGCCATAAATCTAAAG GCCATCGTACTGGTGCACTGGCTGCTTACAGTGTG GGGGAGTATGGTGTGGCTGTCGGTGGCCTTCACATGGGCGAACTTTAGCGTTTTAGCAGTTGGAGTGTGGGCGATTGCACAGAGGGACTCAATAGATGCAGTGATCATG TTTCTGATAGGGATGATTTTGACAATATTGACCGACATCGTCCATCTCGGAATATTCTACCCTCTCGGTGCCTCGACCGACTTGTTTCGCTTCGGCGCAGGGATGACCATCCTCAACCTGCTGCTCAAACCCATTTCCTGCTTCTTTGTCTACCAAATGTACCGCGAGCGAGGAGGAGATTACAACATCAACTTTG GTTTCCCTTCTGTATCACGAAACCGAGATGCCTATCAGTCCATTGACCAGCAGGATGGCTCCTCTACCTCAGGAAATCCCTTCAACCAGACGCCGGACAGCAAACCAGGAGTTCGCGCTTACTGA